The Klebsiella quasivariicola region CTGCAGTTTGCGACTGGTTCGCCCCGAGGTAATGATCGGCACCGCGGTAATTGAATAATCAACCAGATCGCGCCACGCCATATCCTGATGACTTTTCTCCAGTAGCCCTGGAATACCGCCATTAAACAGCGTGATATCGGCATTAGCCTGCCTGGCTATCTGGAATATAAAATTATTCATTCCAGAAACATCCCCGCCGCTAATAACGATACCAATTTTCATGACGCATCCTCGCTCATTTGCCTGACAACATTTTTCCCTGAGTACAAGCCTTCTATTTGCAATGAAGATCACATAATGCGTATTAAATTACCGCAGTGAATAGTTGACAGGTACGGCGAAACGCCTATTTTTGTGATACATATCCCATTTAAAGAGAGTGATCTCCATCGCTTTCTGTTTTTAATATCTTTAAATTTCATGGCGTTAAAAAATCGAGATATTCAGGCGTGCTGACCTTTCCTTTGCCATAAAAAGGAGGATTTAAGAAAAGAACGGAAACGTGATTACTGCCACATTTTTTTCGTAGCAGAGGAAAATATTGGCAAATTTCGCAGAGACGGGAAGCGGAAAACGAAAACAAAAAAAGCGCCCTGAGGCGCTCTTTCGACAGTTGCTATACGCTTATTTGTTCAGTTCGGCAGTCATATGCACGCGGTTGCCGGTAAACGCTTCGGTGATTTTGTAAGACGAAGCGCCGGCAGCCTGCGCCTGTGCGGCGATTTTCGCTTCCGCGCCGTCCATTGTGGAGGCGGTTGCGGTCACGGTTTCAGCAGCGAAGGAAGCGAAAGAGGCGGCCATAGCGATTACTGCGACAAAAGTTTTGATGCTTTTCATGATATAAACCCTTTCATTTAGTTGTTTAGATAAGGCGCTGTGCCTTGATGTGTTAAATAGTATCCCGCACATCGCTAAACAAAAAGCGGAAGGATTTGCTGTCATTGTTCAAATTTATTGACCAATATTTAACCCGCAATTAAACGCTGCGGATGGGTGTAAACTGTCGCCCTGCCCGGCTTGCAAAAGCCCACCAGCGTCAGATTGCAGCGCTCGGCAACTTCCACTGCTAAGGTGGTGGCCGCCGAGACCGCGAACAGGATCTCGACGCCGCACATCGCCGCCTTCTGCACCATTTCATAGCTGGCGCGGCTGGAGACCAGCGCGGCGCCATGCTGCCACCCCTCGCCGACTTCCGCCCGCCGGCCCAGCAATTTATCCAGGGCGACATGCCGGCCAACGTCTTCAAACCCCCCCGCCAGTTCGCCCGTCAACCGGACCCACGCGGCCGCGTGAGTACAGCCGGTGAGCCGGCCAACCGGTTGAAAGTCGTTAAGATGCGCCAGGGCCTGATCGAGATTGGCTAAATCGAACGACTGAGTGAACGGCAGCGGCTGGACCGGCTTACCAATATCATTGAGCTGCTCGACGCCGCATACGCCGCAGCCGGTGCGCCCGGCCAGCGCGCGACGCCGGGCTTTGAGGCCCATAAAACGCCGGCTGGAGAGCTCAATCTGCACCTCAAGGCCGTTGCACACCGCTACCACGTCCATGCCGAAAATCTCCCGCCGGTGCTCGATAATCCCTTCGGATAAGGAGAAGCCGACGGCGAATTGCTCCAGATCTTTCGGGGAGGCCATCATCACCACGTGGGAGATACCGTTGTAGACCAGCGCGACGGGCACCTCTTCCGCTAACTCATCTGGCTGAGGGTGTTGCAGATCCTCGCGTTTCCAGAGGGAGACCTGGCGATATCCTGTGACATTCGTCACATTTTTGATTTGTTCGAGAGGCTTCTTGTTCACTTTGCTTTAACCGTATTGGAACAGGCATACACACAATGTGGTATTCTGTTTTTATCCCTTCAGGAATGAGGGAAATTTGCCCTAATTCTGAACCTTTGCGGCCTTCACCGCAAAGCAAATAACTACATGTGACAATGTCGAAACAAGGAGCGAACCATGCAGGTCAGCAGAAGGCAGTTCTTTAAGATCTGCGCTGGCGGTATGGCGGGAACCACGGCAGCAGCGCTGGGCTTTGCCCCGGCAACTGCGCTCGCGGAGACACGGCAGTACAAATTGCTGCGCACGCGCGAAACCCGTAACACCTGCACATACTGTTCTGTCGGCTGTGGGCTGTTGATGTATAGCCTCGGCGACGGCGCGAAAAACGCCAAAGCATCCATTTTCCATATCGAAGGCGATCCGGATCATCCGGTCAACCGTGGTGCGCTCTGTCCGAAAGGGGCTGGTCTGGTGGACTTTATCCATTCTGAAAGCCGCCTGAAATTCCCGGAATATCGCGCGCCAGGCTCCGATAAATGGCAGCAAATCAGTTGGGACGAAGCGTTCGATCGCATCGCCAAGCTGATGAAAGAGGACCGCGACGCCAACTTTATCGCGCAAAACGACGCCGGCACCACCGTCAACCGCTGGTTGACTACCGGGATGCTGTGCGCCTCCGCCTCCAGTAACGAAACCGGCTATTTAACGCAAAAATTCACCCGCGCCCTCGGGATGCTGGCGGTGGATAACCAGGCGCGTGTCTGACACGGACCAACGGTAGCAAGTCTTGCTCCAACATTTGGTCGCGGTGCGATGACCAACCACTGGGTTGATATTAAAAACGCCAACCTGGTCGTAGTGATGGGCGGTAACGCCGCAGAAGCGCATCCGGTGGGGTTCCGCTGGGCGATGGAAGCCAAAATTCATAACGGCGCCAAGCTCATCGTTATCGATCCGCGCTTTACGCGTACGGCGTCGGTGGCTGATTTCTATACCCCGATTCGTTCCGGTACCGACATTACCTTCCTGTCGGGCGTGATCCTGTATCTGCTGAATAACGAAAAATTCAACCGCGAATACACCGAAGCCTACACCAACGCCAGCCTGATCGTGCGTGAGGACTATAGCTTCGACGACGGGCTGTTCAGCGGCTATAACGCAGAAAAACGCCAGTACGACAAAACCAGCTGGAACTATGAGCTGGACGAAAACGGCTTCGCCAAACGCGATACTACGCTGCAACATCCGCGCTGCGTCTGGAACCTGCTGAAACAGCACGTCTCCCGTTATACCCCGGATGTGGTCGAAAATATCTGTGGTACGCCGAAGGCTGACTTCCTCAAAGTCTGTGAATACATTGCCGAAACCAGCGCGCCGGATAAGACCGCGTCGTTCCTGTATGCTCTCGGCTGGACCCAGCACTCCATCGGCGCACAGAACATCCGCACCATGGCGATGATCCAGCTGCTGCTCGGCAACATGGGGATGGCAGGCGGTGGCGTCAACGCCCTGCGCGGTCACTCCAATATCCAGGGTCTGACCGACCTCGGCCTGCTCTCCACCAGCCTGCCAGGCTACATGTCGCTGCCGAACGAAAAGCAGGCCGATCTGCAGACCTACCTGGCGGCCAACACGCCGAAACCGCTGCTGAAAGATCAGGTCAACTACTGGGGCAACTATCCGAAGTTCTTCGTCTCGATGATGAAAGCTTTCTTCGGTGACAAAGCCACCGCAGAAAACAGCTGGGGTTATGACTGGCTGCCGAAATGGGATAAGAGCTACGACGTTCTGCAGTACTTCGAGATGATGAATCAGGGCAAAGTGAATGGCTATATTTGCCAGGGCTTTAACCCGGTGGCGTCATTCCCGAACAAAAACAAGGTTGTGGCTTCTCTGTCGAAACTGAAGTTCCTGGTGACCATCGATCCGCTCAACACCGAAACGTCCACCTTCTGGCAAAACCACGGTGAGTCCAACGATGTTGATCCGGCGAAAATCCAGACCGAAGTGTTCCGTCTGCCATGTACCTGCTTCGCCGAAGAGAACGGGTCTATCGTCAACTCCGGCCGCTGGCTGCAATGGCACTGGAAAGGCGCTGATGCCCCGGGGATTGCCGTCACCGATGGTGAAATACTCGCCGGTATATTCTCACGCCTGCGTAAGATGTATGCCGAAGAAGGCGGCCCAGCGCCAGAGCCGGTGCTCAACATGACGTGGAACTACTCCACACCGCACGAACCGGCATCGGAAGAAGTGGCGATGGAGAGCAACGGTAAAGCGCTGGCGGATATTATCGACCCGGCAACCGGGGCGGTGATCGTCAAGAAAGGCCAACAGCTTAGCTCCTTTGCCCAGTTGCGCGATGACGGCACCACCTCCAGCGGCTGCTGGATCTTCGCCGGGAGCTGGACGCCGGAAGGCAACCAGATGGCGCGCCGCGATAACGCCGATCCATCCGGTCTCGGCAATACGCTGGGCTGGGCCTGGGCATGGCCGCTGAACCGCCGCATTCTGTATAACCGCGCCTCCGCGGACCCGCAGGGTAAACCGTGGGATGCGAAGCGGCAGTTGCTGAAGTGGGACGGCGCCAAA contains the following coding sequences:
- a CDS encoding YdgH/BhsA/McbA-like domain containing protein; protein product: MKSIKTFVAVIAMAASFASFAAETVTATASTMDGAEAKIAAQAQAAGASSYKITEAFTGNRVHMTAELNK
- the fdhD gene encoding formate dehydrogenase accessory sulfurtransferase FdhD: MNKKPLEQIKNVTNVTGYRQVSLWKREDLQHPQPDELAEEVPVALVYNGISHVVMMASPKDLEQFAVGFSLSEGIIEHRREIFGMDVVAVCNGLEVQIELSSRRFMGLKARRRALAGRTGCGVCGVEQLNDIGKPVQPLPFTQSFDLANLDQALAHLNDFQPVGRLTGCTHAAAWVRLTGELAGGFEDVGRHVALDKLLGRRAEVGEGWQHGAALVSSRASYEMVQKAAMCGVEILFAVSAATTLAVEVAERCNLTLVGFCKPGRATVYTHPQRLIAG
- the fdnG gene encoding formate dehydrogenase-N subunit alpha, which gives rise to MQVSRRQFFKICAGGMAGTTAAALGFAPATALAETRQYKLLRTRETRNTCTYCSVGCGLLMYSLGDGAKNAKASIFHIEGDPDHPVNRGALCPKGAGLVDFIHSESRLKFPEYRAPGSDKWQQISWDEAFDRIAKLMKEDRDANFIAQNDAGTTVNRWLTTGMLCASASSNETGYLTQKFTRALGMLAVDNQARVUHGPTVASLAPTFGRGAMTNHWVDIKNANLVVVMGGNAAEAHPVGFRWAMEAKIHNGAKLIVIDPRFTRTASVADFYTPIRSGTDITFLSGVILYLLNNEKFNREYTEAYTNASLIVREDYSFDDGLFSGYNAEKRQYDKTSWNYELDENGFAKRDTTLQHPRCVWNLLKQHVSRYTPDVVENICGTPKADFLKVCEYIAETSAPDKTASFLYALGWTQHSIGAQNIRTMAMIQLLLGNMGMAGGGVNALRGHSNIQGLTDLGLLSTSLPGYMSLPNEKQADLQTYLAANTPKPLLKDQVNYWGNYPKFFVSMMKAFFGDKATAENSWGYDWLPKWDKSYDVLQYFEMMNQGKVNGYICQGFNPVASFPNKNKVVASLSKLKFLVTIDPLNTETSTFWQNHGESNDVDPAKIQTEVFRLPCTCFAEENGSIVNSGRWLQWHWKGADAPGIAVTDGEILAGIFSRLRKMYAEEGGPAPEPVLNMTWNYSTPHEPASEEVAMESNGKALADIIDPATGAVIVKKGQQLSSFAQLRDDGTTSSGCWIFAGSWTPEGNQMARRDNADPSGLGNTLGWAWAWPLNRRILYNRASADPQGKPWDAKRQLLKWDGAKWGGVDIPDYSAAAPGSDVGPFIMQPEGMGRLFAIDKMAEGPFPEHYEPFETPLGTNPLHPNVVSNPAARVFKGDLEQMGKAEKFPYVGTTYRLTEHFHYWTKHALLNAIAQPEQFVEIGEKLANKLGIGHGDTVKVSSNRGYIKAKAVVTKRIRTLKVDGKDIDTIGIPIHWGYEGVAKKGFIANTLTPFVGDANTQTPEFKAFLVNVEKV